A window of the Brassica oleracea var. oleracea cultivar TO1000 chromosome C1, BOL, whole genome shotgun sequence genome harbors these coding sequences:
- the LOC106336613 gene encoding defensin-like protein 206, whose amino-acid sequence MAKNINSVSITVLLFVLLVASTEILKSEAQTFCFECGPVPFLGTNADCFNCCKTKYGSPPVVSGVVEGSEKNCHCYCCSLKQPQAVTMFPHILSLLVGKSIYKD is encoded by the exons ATGGCAAAGAACATAAACTCAGTCAGCATCACCGTTCTCTTGTTCGTCCTCTTGGTGGCTTCCACCG AAATCCTCAAGAGCGAGGCTCAAACATTTTGCTTCGAGTGCGGACCGGTGCCGTTCCTAGGTACAAATGCTGATTGCTTTAACTGTTGCAAAACCAAATACGGGAGTCCTCCTGTCGTTAGTGGCGTTGTTGAGGGAAGTGAGAAAAACTGTCATTGCTATTGTTGCTCCTTGAAACAACCTCAGGCAGTCACCATGT TTCCCCATATACTCAGTCTTCTTGTCGGTAAAAGTATCTATAAAGATTGA
- the LOC106336622 gene encoding uncharacterized protein LOC106336622 — protein MKRVYRTLPPFPPNKTQTKRELDKAICKKAFDKITLEMPLSDAIKVSPSVKKYVKDMVSNSFPAAERSVMMVSEEVSAIIQGETSIKRPDPGSFVLDCNIRNKSFPRSLCDLGSSVNLMPHSVAISLGYDKFKPTKITLVLADRSVRLPEGVLDDVPIRINDCQVPTDFVMLKYRNKQQDPLILGRPFLATAGAIIDVQEGRISLNIGNILMTFDMDKLIRRPLIDK, from the coding sequence ATGAAAAGAGTGTATAGAACTCTACCACCTTTCCCTCCTAACAAGACGCAGACTAAGCGAGAGTTAGATAAAGCAATCTGCAAGAAAGCATTCGACAAGATCACGTTGGAGATGCCATTGAGTGATGCCATAAAAGTATCACCTTCAGTAAAAAAATATGTAAAAGACATGGTATCCAACAGCTTTCCAGCCGCTGAGCGTAGTGTCATGATGGTTTCAGAGGAAGTAAGTGCAATAATCCAAGGCGAAACTTCGATCAAGAGACCCGATCCGGGCAGCTTTGTTTTGGATTGCAACATACGGAACAAAAGCTTTCCTCGATCTCTTTGTGACTTAGGTTCCAGCGTGAACCTCATGCCGCACTCTGTTGCGATATCACTTGGATACGACAAGTTCAAACCTACCAAAATAACTCTGGTTCTGGCCGATAGATCCGTTAGATTACCTGAGGGAGTGCTTGACGACGTGCCGATAAGGATTAATGACTGTCAAGTCCCAACGGATTTCGTGATGCTGAAATACCGAAATAAACAACAGGATCCCCTCATTTTAGGTAGACCGTTTCTAGCTACAGCAGGTGCGATAATCGATGTCCAGGAGGGTAGAATAAGTCTAAACATTGGAAACATTCTGATGACCTTTGACATGGATAAGCTGATAAGACGACCTTTAATCGATAAATAG